One stretch of Caldinitratiruptor microaerophilus DNA includes these proteins:
- a CDS encoding fibronectin type III domain-containing protein gives MSLELQNNGTRVWFSYLALGDNTYVFYPNVTANRVRLFLNDNSSYAQNVEVYWLEAYSEVRDTTPPSAPSGVQAVAGDTTVTISWSAVPDTDLAKYRVYRDGSLIAEVTGTTYMDANLTNGVTYTYEVSAVDKAGNESPKSAAVTATPMGPPRSPVLQITSLSQTTVDIAWEPIGNADGFRMYRNSLLIAQLPSGSQAFHDSGLSPETEYTYKLVVYNKVGESQATVTVTTLPPPPPPPDPPGTPVGLGILDVSKTTASLGWSVPLGLVRGYRVYRNGLLVAETRDTVFVDRNLLPQTRYYYQVVAWNEGGESTPAAVAVTTLAASFSETVRAGLESSLGRARDYVVSAAGGVAPWIVVIAALVTAVKLGNFFLGLWR, from the coding sequence ATGAGTTTAGAATTGCAGAACAATGGGACTCGGGTTTGGTTTAGTTATCTTGCACTTGGTGATAATACTTATGTCTTTTATCCTAACGTTACAGCAAACAGAGTAAGGTTGTTTCTGAACGATAATTCCAGTTATGCTCAAAATGTTGAAGTTTACTGGTTAGAGGCGTATAGCGAGGTACGGGACACTACGCCGCCTTCTGCACCGAGTGGAGTGCAGGCGGTCGCGGGAGATACTACGGTAACGATTTCGTGGTCAGCGGTGCCTGATACCGACTTAGCAAAGTATCGAGTGTACCGTGACGGAAGCTTAATTGCTGAGGTAACAGGAACTACCTACATGGACGCGAATTTGACTAACGGTGTAACTTATACGTATGAAGTGTCAGCGGTGGACAAGGCGGGGAACGAATCGCCAAAGTCTGCTGCTGTGACGGCAACTCCTATGGGACCACCGCGGTCCCCCGTGTTGCAAATTACTTCTCTATCTCAAACAACTGTTGATATAGCTTGGGAGCCAATCGGTAACGCTGACGGATTTCGCATGTACCGTAATTCACTTCTAATAGCACAACTGCCTTCGGGGAGCCAAGCATTCCATGACTCTGGTTTAAGCCCCGAAACTGAATATACCTACAAGCTGGTTGTTTATAACAAAGTCGGGGAATCTCAAGCTACTGTAACTGTAACCACGCTGCCGCCTCCCCCACCGCCACCCGATCCCCCTGGCACCCCGGTGGGCCTGGGCATCTTAGACGTGAGTAAAACGACAGCATCACTGGGATGGTCGGTGCCCTTGGGTCTTGTTCGAGGCTATAGGGTATATCGAAACGGCCTCCTGGTTGCTGAAACTCGCGACACGGTCTTCGTAGACCGTAATCTCTTGCCTCAGACCCGTTATTACTACCAGGTAGTCGCCTGGAACGAGGGCGGCGAGTCGACCCCGGCCGCCGTGGCGGTCACTACGCTGGCGGCATCCTTTAGTGAGACTGTCCGGGCGGGCCTCGAATCGAGCCTTGGACGGGCCAGGGATTATGTCGTCTCTGCGGCCGGGGGCGTGGCCCCTTGGATCGTGGTAATTGCTGCCCTCGTAACTGCCGTCAAGTTGGGGAACTTCTTCCTCGGTTTGTGGAGGTGA
- a CDS encoding zonular occludens toxin domain-containing protein has product MIVAFLGALGAGKTLHATRWAIRYSLAARGANVYSNIWLNESFFREHKRINPAFQLGRIATVDDIVEMAAAGGGVLLLDEVHRLLDARLSMQAQNIFLSEFFMFLRKIRATTLVTFQSLRMVDVRLRNALDLVVMCRARGPRGRRTFEQFVYDYQATPPVLRKHERQTEEEVLPYFSAYDTYQFVRSLKFPATNKEFDKFMSRIEEAAAARREKRVG; this is encoded by the coding sequence GTGATCGTAGCGTTCCTGGGCGCCCTGGGCGCCGGCAAGACTCTGCACGCTACCCGGTGGGCGATCCGGTACTCACTGGCTGCTCGGGGGGCAAATGTATATTCCAATATCTGGCTTAACGAGAGCTTCTTCCGTGAGCACAAGCGGATCAACCCAGCCTTCCAGCTCGGTCGCATAGCTACCGTCGACGACATCGTAGAGATGGCGGCGGCCGGTGGCGGCGTCCTCCTGCTGGACGAGGTGCACCGGTTGTTAGATGCCAGGCTGAGCATGCAGGCGCAGAACATCTTCCTGTCCGAGTTCTTCATGTTCCTCCGCAAGATCCGGGCGACCACCCTGGTCACGTTCCAGTCCCTGCGCATGGTCGACGTGCGGCTGCGCAACGCGTTGGACCTGGTGGTCATGTGCCGTGCCCGGGGGCCGCGCGGCCGGCGCACGTTCGAGCAGTTCGTGTACGACTACCAGGCAACGCCGCCGGTTCTGCGCAAGCACGAGCGACAGACCGAGGAAGAGGTGTTGCCGTACTTCAGCGCGTATGACACCTATCAGTTTGTCCGCTCCCTGAAGTTCCCCGCCACCAACAAGGAGTTCGACAAGTTCATGTCCCGGATCGAAGAAGCTGCGGCTGCCAGGAGGGAGAAGCGAGTTGGCTGA